The nucleotide sequence CACTCCATGGCCTTGGGGTTTCAGTCCTATCTTGCCCTTTCTGACCATTCTTTACTGTCTAGTTCCTTCCCAAAGCTATCAGGACTATGAAGTCATTGCTCCAGTTTCCTGGGTTCTAATTTTGAGTTCGATAATCCTTTGGAGACTTTGTTGGTTGTTGCTGCTTAGAgcactttccctccttttccttttcaccaCTTCACCTTCTGTCATGGTCTGGAGAAGAAGATAGCGAGAAAGCAGAACTTGGAACTCGGACGCTTTCTAGAGTGTTACTGCCTTTAGAATGGTCCCTAAAACTTGAGAAGATATGAGGCTGCTTGCCCCTTCTTTGAGGGTTCATATGCTCCTAGATCTCAGGGTAggcagggacctcagaagccacctAATCTAGTTCAACCCCATGGTTTTACAAAAGGAAGAAACTTGGGGCCTAGAGAGGGTAAGTGACATGGCTGgctggtgtatgtgtgtgtctgtgaaagtaatactttttgtggtggtgcTTCTTAAGGTTAACATTAGCTAAAGGGGGGACTCTCCAGGTCCAGGGGAAATGCATATCTGGCTTCTTccgtcatttttttttttttaaaggaaaggaaggaagaattgatGGGCacataaatgattaaaaaaaaaaaacttgattagTGCTTTACCCACTTTCACATTAATATACCTTCAACCAATTTCTGTTGGGAATTATGACAGATATTACAAtctttataattgaagaaaatgagacagttTGAGTAATTTGCTGAACATCACTACAACTAGGAACCATAACTCGGATCCTGGTGCTCTTATAACCTCTGTGGACTCTAAATGACCAGGAACTTCTGTGTCTATTGGCAAGAGCTCTGATCCCCAGTGCTAAAACTCTCAATTCCTTCCCCAAGACAAAGTCATCTTGATCTGGAGAGGTGGCCATGGGCGTTCTGAAATAACTGATTGGGAGAAGAGCTGAAGCAATAAGACTTGTTTCTGATCCCTCTACTTTCCCAGCCCTCACCTCCTCACTACTCATTTGTTAATGAATGCTTGATTCTGGAAGATTCCCTGATCTCTGCATATTAATTAGGCTctcctttctttaattttcattgcCCCTTTCaatttaatgtcttttttctttcccaggtTCAAGTATGAGGATTATAAGAAAACAGCTGAGTGGCTTTTAGCCCATACTGAACATCGGCCCCAAATAGCTGTGATCTGTGGTTCTGGATTGGGGGGTTTGGCAAATAGAGTGACCCAACTGCAGGCCTTTGACTACAGTGAGATACCCAACTTTCCTCAGAGCACAGGTACTGATTAAACTGATACTGAGCAGCAGAAAACTTGTTCTGGGAAACTGGGTGGGATATAGAGAAAAAAGTCCAAAGgtatggggaaaaaatgttttcatataacTAGAGGCAAGTCCTTATGGTTCCAGTATTAGATTATTGTCTTCTAATCCTCTAATCTAAAAAGGTATCAAGAGACTTACAAATCATCAAAATTAGGAGAGATCATTGCCAGGTTCTGGGGGGCATGGTTTGCTAAAACTCAGTTCCCAGGTGTCAGAAAACATTGCCACCAATGCAAGGCACATACAGGATATGTGGAAAAACCTTTCATGTTTTATGGAATAGAcatatttatttccatgtatATTTGACTTCTTGCTTAATGCACATATAAATCATGTTCCtaaattctcttcccttctaatttactCTAGCCTGGCTGTTATTCTCTATTGCTTTAGTCATAGGCCCTGGAGGCATATAGCTTTACATCTCTACAGCTCTGTTTAGGATATCCAAAAGATTTAGCTACAGCTTTAAGCCACTAAAGTTATTAAATACGTAGGTATATAATatattgctattttaaaatacataagcTCCTTTACATGTTATGTATTTGTGAAAGCATTTAAACAGATATATACCTCCATAGGCAGGACATGCATGCTCAAGACCAGAATCAGACTGGCCCTCCGACTTGGGCAGACCTATGACAGGGAGTAGTTGCTCATGTTTTTCTGAGAAATGAGAATGAGCTCATTCCAGTCTAGCTGTCTAGACTGCTTGGCAAGAAGTTGGAGGTGCAGAGAATTTTAAAGAAGTAGTGTAGAATATATTTGGTGTTTATTAATGTCTTAGATTCCTTATCTCCTTGGAGGATCTTGGAGAAGCTATAATTAAGGACTATTTGCTTAAATCTTGAAAATAAAAGGAGTCCAGggaaatggcaagaaaaaaataacaggtATGTAATGAGAGGTCATGCAAAAAAATGCACCATAACTAATATGGACAATAAAGTtagctcatattttttttttcttatatactcTGTGAGTGCCACTGGCACTTCTGACCACTTCTGCCCTACTTGGGTCCTGATTGATTAGTCTTTGTGTTGCTTTTTTCAAAATGGCTCTAtcccaactttaaaaaaaaaatcttatttgtgAACTTAACAATCATtatcaaatagatatttttcagCATACCAAGAGGGTAAGAAAAGAGGATTAGAAACTGAGTTTATGGGCAGGTAGATGGTTCaatagattaagagccaggcctagaaatacagaggtcctgggttcagatgtgatcaagaaacttcttagctgtgtgaccctggagacaCTTAAACTCCAATGCCTAACcctgactactcttctgccttgaaattgatacttaatattgattctaagacagagaaagagtcagggtttatatatgtgtgtgtgtgtatttttttttttttttttttttttttgtattttaaacccttaacttctgtgtattgactgataggtggaagagtggtaagggtaggcaatgggggtcaagtgacttgcccagggtcacacagctgggaagtgtctgagaccggatttgaacctaggacctcccgtctctaggcctggctctcaatccactgagctacccagctgcccctgtattttttttttaattggtataTGAGTaagcaatgaggttaagtgattcccaaggttcatacagctaagaaatatcttgatctgatttgaacccaggaccctcccatctttgggcatggtcctcaatccactgaactgtctatccccaatttacagtttaaaaaaagacacattTAGCAAAATGGTAACAATTGCTCTTTACTTTCCCTTTGGTACTTTTTtcctctgaattaaaaaaaagtttattagtaCTCTTTTCCCTCCGGTATCATTACCCACCTTTTCCCCCAACCTCCACCTCCAATTAGAAGCCCTTCTAAACCCCCTTCTTGAGTATACCCCAACTCCTGGGCCATTTTATTCCCAGAGGTGTAGGTTGGCCACTTTTTATTAGAAATGGCATTTAAGAGactgatttatattttatatatatatattcatatatatatatgataaattattattgtatatataatataataatataaaatagctATTATATGAGGAGAGACCAGAAAACTAGTCCTTTGGCCTATTCCTTACCAATGGGTCTTTCATTCTCTGCCCTTTTCATTCTACCCTGATTTGTCCCCCTCTTGAGTTCTGAGGCTTCTTGGTTGGCAGCTGAGGCAGCAGAATAACTGAGAACCAGTATAATAGCATCCTATACCAGAGACATTCTTACCCTCTATCATGGGGTCTCAATCCTGGAAGATATTGAGTAGTACATagctcatatttttcatttttcctgagGGTGGTCATAAACCCTGAGGGAGCTGTTCAGTTCCTGTCCCTTCAGAGGACCAGATAATGAGAAGCAACAACCCCTGTTGAATTCATCCCGATTCTCTTTTCCCCACGTAGTACCAGGTCACGCAGGGCGATTGGTATTTGGATACTTAAATGACAAATGCTGTGTGATGATGCAGGGCCGATTCCACATGTATGAAGGCTATCCGCTTTCGAAGGTAAGTTTGATGCCTAGACACAGGGGGGTGATTCCTtttagaaagggagagaaatttcATTAAACACAAACCTTTTCCTGACTACGTTATTATTGGGTCAGTTCCTGTTTCCTCAGCCACGTATTAATCTTTAGAGATTGGCTCATTACTTTTAACTATGAGATACTTTTGGCATGTAGATGTTGGCATAATAAGAATCTGGGCATTTGAAAGCACAGTCAGGCAAAAGGACTGAGCTTATGTCAGGAAGGCTTTGTACCTTTATCATTTTAGGGGGTGGCCGGGAGAGAATgtgtctaaagcagtggttcccaaacttttttggcctatcgccctctttccagaaaaaatattacttagcgcccctggaaattaaattttttttttaatagcaattaataggaaagataaatgtgcatgtggccatcaccactttcctggatcactgcagcacccaccagggggtggtagtgcccactttgggaatcactggtctaaatctCTAGGGGAATATGTCATGGTTATAAGATTAAGCTTCCTATTTGTGCTCCCTCTCCATGACAGTATAGTTTCTATCCTCTATTTGACATAGTGgcaagaatattggatttggagtgctccctgtatgaccttaggtgaatcacttaacctgccttgtgcctcaatttctctGGCTATAAAATAGAAAGGCTAGACAAAAATATCTTAAGATCCTTTCCAGGcctttttttgcctctctttttctccctatctctttctCATGTTATCTTTTACTTTGAGGCTTTTGTCGATTAAAATTCCTGGGTCCCTGATATTTATCCTTTTGACTCTTCAGGTGGCATTCCCTGTGAGAGTTTTCCAACTTATGAATGTGCACACATTAATTGTCACCAATGCTGCTGGTGGACTGAACCCTGAGTATGAAGTTGGGGATGTTATGCTGATCCGAGACCATATCAACTTGGCAGGTCTCAGTGGCCAAAATCCACTCAGAGGACCCAATGATAAAAGGTATGTGGACTTCATTCTTAGAGGATAGAGCCAAAAGTCATTTTCTGCACTTTGATGGTCAGAGGAAGTGATGCTGACCAGTTCCCATTCATTTTCAGATTTGGAGAAAGGTTTCCTCCCATGTCTGACGCTTATGACCGAATTTTGAGACAGAAAGCCCATGGCATCTGGAAACAAATGGATCAAGAACGACCACTACATGAAGGAACTTATGTTATGGTGGGAGGCCCCAGCTTTGAAACCATCGCAGAGTGTCGGTTTCTGCAGAAAATAGGGGCTGATGCTGTGGGTAAGTAGGGAGTCCTGGTAGAATTCTGCCTGCAGAGGAGATTGGAGTTAAATCCTGAAGAgctgaaaaggaaactgaaggttCCATTTAGATTAGTTATTTAGATAAATGcatgattggggggggggggatggaatAACAGTATCTCTAActttttcttatcaactaaattTTGAATGTTAAAAGTCAGTGCTTGACTTAATACTTATTGGTTTAATATCTGTTCATCTGTGAAGAAAGCTAAAGTTTTACAAACCAGTGTGTTTATCAGTGTATAAAATCAAGAGATTTCCCCAGACTgttctaagcattttacaaatatttgatcctcaaaacaaccttgcaAGGGGggtgctattatcttcattttacaattgaggaaattgatgcaaacaggttaagtgacttaccgacagtcactcagctagtgtcttgaggttgtatttgaattcaggtcttcctgattaggACTGCCAGCTTCCTCTGTAGACAAACTTTTAAGAGCTTACTGTGTGTCCTTTCCTCAAAGAgctcccttttaaaaattcttagttATTTCTAAGACAGTAAAGTtaaaagatagaagggcaaggactaggggaatgtggttaagtgacttgcttaggatcacaaagctaggacctgtctgaggtcagattttccaTGTCCTCCAAAATCCAGGCCTGGTACTATATCCACAAcacattcttattttatttgggATCAGACAAGTTGGATTAAAATTTCAGTTCTTTACTACTACCtgtgtgtgaacttgggcaagctgttttatctgtaaaatgaggggtgtgGATATTAAGCAGTTTTTAAGgttcctcccatctctaaaaGAGATCCCCATCTATGAAAGGAACTCAAATTTTAGTGAGGGAAGACCTCACCCTCCACCCCCATACATAAAGGAGATTGTACCCTTACTGATCATTGAAACTTAAAAACTGAAATCAGCCATTTCATATCAAGAATTCCAAACTCCAGCAGAACACTCCCTTTCAAGAAATATCACAAAAACCTAAGAGAAATTGTTGATAACTGTCCCTTTATGGGGCTTGCCAGGTTGGTGGTCCTAATAGTTTCTCTACTCTACTATGACCTCTCTTGGAAAATGGGCTTGATCTGGTCAGGACAGCCCTGAACTGGTGATGAGGCCTTTGTCTTGACACagctccctttctttccccacaACAGGCATGAGCACGGTACCAGAAGTGATAGTGGCTAGGCATTGTGGCCTTCGGGTCTTTGGATTCTCCCTTATTACAAACAAATCAATATTGGACTATGAAACCCACGAGACTGCCAATCATGAAGAGGTACTGATGGCTGGGCAGCAGGCTGCCAAGAAGTTGGAACAATTTGTCTGTATTCTTGTGGAAAACATGCAGCCACCATCATTGGAAAAGACTTTTTGACCTCTCCTTCCCTGCTGCCTCTATTTCATTCCAGATTGTGGCCAGGTTTAATCCTtgctgagccacttagctcccTTCCTTAAGGTGTTGGTAGAAGAAATGTGGGTATTATATCAACTTAACCTATTAGACCCCCTTCCTAATGTTatctaattctcttttttattcctttggtcCCTTCCCTCTAAAGCTGGATCATTCCATTGTAGCTCCTAACCCACAGCCAACATTCTTCATTCCACCTCTAGTGGATGTGAGGATTAAGTCCACATTGCACTAAAGCTGCTGCTAATATTTTGAAAGGACTACTACTCTTATATTCCCTGGGGCATATTCTCTGCCATCCTATGACTTCTGAGACTTTGGTCCCAGACCAGTGTGTTTTACAAATAGTACTATGCAGGAATAAAAAGATAGCCAGACagaaatgtttttgcttttctgtgcAGGGTGGGGATAAATATAGTTTAAGCTCTAAGAatattgtataaaaatatgtattgaagTATGACGATGACAAGGATAGCCTACTTTCTCAGTTAATAGTGTATTTCAGAAGTTGTATATTAGTAAATTGTGCTCAGGGCATTAACAGGTAAGACAAGGAgctgtgttttcttttatgtaGGGCTGATTTATAACAAGTAGACACATTAAGTGCCACTGTTAGGCTTTttcagagataaaataaataaaaggtagttCTACTGTCCAAAGGCATTTGGTTGGTAGGGGGATATGAGATACATATACAATACAGTAGAATATAGTGCAACATTTAAGagccaggaaaaaaaagttgGGAGGTTACTCAGGCAATTGATCAACAGAAAAAAGGAGTTCAAAGTCCCACAGGCAACTACCAATCCAGGTGTAGAAACCAAGAACACATACTGAGAAGAGGAATCAggaattatcttctttcttaggaTTCCTTAAGGGGGAGGATAGTGTGGATAAGGCTAATGGGTCTTAAATGCCTTGTTAAGGAATGTGGGTTAAACATTTTCAGTGAGGGAGACAGATGGGCAAAGTAATAGGAAATAGTGCGTTGGGAGGATGACTAGCAGCACCCCCAAATTAGAACAGAGCATCAGTTTCAAAACTTGGACAATAGTCCAACTGGTGGCCTAAACTATGCTGGTGTCAGTATTAATGGAAAAGAGTAATACAGTCAAGAGATGGCAAAGGTAGAATCcataagacttggcaactaattTGGGAGTTTgggagaaagttaaaaaaatgattcCAAAGATTCTGGCCTTCAGAAAGTTGGAAAATAATGGTGCTATTAAATAGAAATTAGGAAGAATGGTGAATTTTATGGGGAAAAGGAATGAATTGTTTTGAACTTGTCTAGTTGTGGTTGTATAGCAAGCAGATAAGAGATATATGCAGGAATGATCAGAACTGGAGATAGATTTGTGATATGTTTGTATAGGTCAACAGTTCTGGGAATAGATAAGGCTAAGAATGAAAGGTTCATGTGGTGGAGGTAAGGCAAGGATAGAACCAAGTTAATAGTTAATGGGGTGGGAAATGGTCTTAGAAAAGTCCCATTCGGTTTGGCAATTAGGAAGTCTGGTAACTTTAGAGAATAGTTTCATAAGAGTGTGAGTAGTAGCCATCAGATTACAGAGGTTTGGGTAAACAAGTGGTCAGGAAGCAGCTAAACAATGTTCTTGGCCTTCTGAATTTTAACCAATGAACTAGGGTTTTCCTATATGTATAGCATTGTGACTACTAGGATGAAACAAAGGAAGGTATTGTGCTTCCCGGATAGCCTTCTCCCCCCCAGGACAAGTAGCCCTTCATGCTACCTTATGGTAGGTCAGAACCTCTACTCTGGTGCCTCTGGTTCCTAGCCAGTGCCCTATGTTCTCTGACCCCTTTCTCTAGAAAAACATACTTTTTTCAGGTAGCTATTAATAGGAGGAAATGGTtttatttctaaaggaaaatttcACAAAGTAAATGGTAGGTCTATATAGGAGTTAATATTCTGGGTTGGACTCCAAAACCATGTCTATCAGGATGTCTGACTTTCTTACTTAGCTATGCCCAGCACATAGGTAGCCGGTGCCATGTTGTCACAATTCATATAATCTGCCATTAGCATCTGCTTTTACTTTTGACAGAATTAAGCAATTCTGGACCGAGACTACCttctgcatttctctttttaagataAGCACCCAACTGTAACTTTATTTTAATTGGAGAAAAGGCTCAAATTTAGGATCCCTATTAGGGTGGATAAAATTAAACCAAGAGCTGGATTTGGACCAGGAACTTATTAGCCTGTTCTGTATCTTTTAGTACTATGGTTCAGCTCATTGGTAGCACTAAAAAGTTGGAACCACACAACCTGAGAATTAAGGATCCAAGAGTGTCTGGTGGCTTATCAGGACTAAACATAGCGTTATTATTAGTAAATATAATTTGCAGTATTTGATGGGAAGACAGGTCAAATAGAGGTTCGCAGATGTCCTATTTACAAAGCTCAGCTAGGACTTGTACTCTGCTTGGTAGTATGTTGAACACTGGAGTAAAATGACTACTCAATTTCACTTTGATTTAGAAGTTGAATTATTTTGTGGTGTCCCAGCAATATCAGAAGCCAACATGTGAAGGTAGGGAGAGTAAAAATTAACCTTGGGAGAGGTTTATAGTTAAATTCCATGCCTTTTGTCTCGCTATTCCCTATGCTTTAAATGTCCTAAGAAACAATTCCTCTCTGCCCTTCATCCTGTTTAAcccctttaaaaaatgcttttttaaaaaaggtttacctctttttaaaaaaaatgccaccTTCAAGAAACCTAATTTAAAATTCCAATAAGAAATGAACTTGAATAGCTCTTTGTACTTGATCTATAGTTCTGTTTATGTTTTGTGTGTATTTCATATCCTAAATGATTGTACACTATGAGAATAATTGCcttaattacattttatatatcacCTAGTTTAATAAATGGTcactaaataactggaaaatcgTAACTCAAATTTCtgctttacaaagtacttttctcacaccaatcaatcaataaattctGTATGCATTTTTTCATGCTTTATTGTGTATACTGCTTTGTCCTAGGTATTGGGGTGCCATAGGGAATTGGGAAGAAAAAACTGAACAATGAAGTGAATTGTGCATTTCCAGAGCAGtcttacaaatacaaaataacagCTTGAACCCGTAAGGTGTGGGACTTTAATGTGTGACCACCTTTCACACACAAAGTCCCACACAATCAGATGAAGTTAGTCTAGGGTACAGTGATGGGcacactttttaaagagggggccaaaggaaaggaaattctcatctgtcagtctgtttctaaggcaactcttttgaagtttcattgtattatatcctactcattgtattcctcagattaggaataatgtcagagtggccagatagaacataaTAGAaagccagctctatatggtaggggtcctgagtgacGTTTAATGCCAtcagattgaaaagacaggaaacagaaaatgagaacagccagactaattgTTTAGCCCATAGCTGATCCAACCTTATCGAGtttggggtttattttatactggtttcaaacaaagaacacaaagaaagagtcacagctgtgaaggggttacaaatcatacacaacccattaaagtctaaaaagtagagagataggtacaagggcaagggccaaattccaaccaccaattagtagggggttaattctgggagcagaaatatatttcatggagatttttactaattgagtcctgtcttcctgatttacagaattggacctggtcagataaagtctggacTAGATTGTCCTGCTTcagccttatctaagtaatatttttttaggGTTCAGACTaattaattatcaaggagaaaaatggttaactcagtagctggtggtctgctaaggactcaaagctttccaataagaatattaaggaaaggtagggatctgaaaatgagtcaaaagaggagccttagatttttaccttagatggcccattctatctgcatctgacatgcagtgcagaaaaatcatacacacagttttgcttgccgatgattttgtaatgggatccagataaaacatctattacagactatttctctaaatgactcctaatagtctcctggaggggtcaagttgtttttggattagcctacctgctggtaccagagcttttcagggctcagaaCCAAACagaaagactgcctcagcctggattggtcacctagggaatccagataacaggccctaattttgaccctgtttctctctataagaacatttcagggggccacatctggcccgagggccatagtttgcccatcactggttcaGGAAGGTTTCCTAAAGTTTCATTCTGGATAGTAGCTAGCTAGCTAACACATAAAAAGAAGTTTGCATATGTTAGcttacttgattctcacaactttatgggatagatactattattgcccccccttttttttaacaagTAAAAACAGACTTGACAGGTTACATGATGTGCCAAGGATTATACCACCACTAAGTGTCAAAGAATTCAGAACTAAACTCAGTTTTTCTTAATTCcaaattacaaaatgctttacacatattatgtcatttgattctcacaaccttGTAAAGGTAGGTATtagccctattttatagataaactgAGATTGAGAGAGTTTAGCTAAGTCACTTGGACAAGATCACAGTATCTTCCAGAGATGGGAATTAAACCACTTTCTGACTAGGCCTCATTTTCTCCCTAgctgcttttaaaatatatcagcATGTAATGTATTgctagtgaaatgagcagaaccaggagaacattgtacacagaaactgaaatattgtgaaatgatccgcTGTAATTATTTTACTAGTAGTAGCAATGCTGCAATCCAGGAtactcctgaaggatttatgagaaagaatactataactctgacaaaggtctaattactcaaatatacaaggagctaaatcaattgtataaaaaatcaagccattccccaattgataaatgggcaagagacatgaataggcaattttcagataaagaaatcaaaagtaccaataagcatatgagaaagtgttccaaatctctaataattagagaaatgcaaatcaaaacaactctgaggtataacctcacacctagaagattggctaaaatgatatcaggggtgtgtaatgaatgttggaggggatgtggcaaaattgggacattaatgcactgctggtggagttgtgaactgatccaaccattctggctggcaatttggaactatgcctaaagagctctaaaagacagtctagtctgccctttgatccagccataacgttgggtttgtaccccaaagaaaccataggtaaaaagacttgtatgaaaatatagcTGAgatggaaaacgagggtatgcccttcaattggggaatggctgaacaaatagtggtatatgttggtgatggaatactattgtgctcaaaggaataataaactggaggaattccatgtgaactggagagacctccaggaattgatgcagagtgaatggagcagaaccagaagaacattgtacacagagactggtacactgaggtaaaattgaatgtaatggacttctgtatcagcagcaatgcaatgacccagaacaattctaagggatttatggaaaagaacactatccacattcagaggaagaactacaggagtggaaacacagaagaaaaacaaccacctgaacacatgggttgatgcgaacatggttggggatatagactcga is from Gracilinanus agilis isolate LMUSP501 chromosome 2, AgileGrace, whole genome shotgun sequence and encodes:
- the LOC123236083 gene encoding purine nucleoside phosphorylase, translated to MENEFKYEDYKKTAEWLLAHTEHRPQIAVICGSGLGGLANRVTQLQAFDYSEIPNFPQSTVPGHAGRLVFGYLNDKCCVMMQGRFHMYEGYPLSKVAFPVRVFQLMNVHTLIVTNAAGGLNPEYEVGDVMLIRDHINLAGLSGQNPLRGPNDKRFGERFPPMSDAYDRILRQKAHGIWKQMDQERPLHEGTYVMVGGPSFETIAECRFLQKIGADAVGMSTVPEVIVARHCGLRVFGFSLITNKSILDYETHETANHEEVLMAGQQAAKKLEQFVCILVENMQPPSLEKTF